The Lysinibacillus irui sequence GAGTTTCTGGCTCTGGGAAGTCTACACTTATAAACGAAATTTTATATAAATCATTGGCACAAAAGCTGAATCGTTCTAAGGTCAAACCTGGCGAGCATAAAGAAGTGACGGGTATGGATGAGCTTGAAAAGGTTATTGATATTGACCAATCACCAATTGGGCGTACACCTCGTTCAAACCCAGCAACATATACTGGTGTCTTTGATGATATTCGCGATGTTTTTGCTGCAACAAATGAAGCAAAGGTACGAGGTTATAAAAAGGGCCGGTTTAGCTTTAATGTCAAGGGCGGTCGCTGTGAAGCATGTCGTGGGGATGGCATTATTAAAATCGAAATGCATTTCCTTCCAGATGTTTATGTACCTTGCGAAGTATGTCATGGTAAACGTTATAATCGTGAAACACTAGAAGTGAAATATAAAGATAAAAGTATCGCAGATATTCTCGATATGACCATTGAAAATGCAGTCGTGTTCTTCGAAAATATTCCAAAAATCCAACGTAAGCTACAAACAATTGTTGATGTTGGCTTGGGTTATATGAAATTAGGACAACCTGCCACAACCTTATCGGGTGGTGAGGCACAGCGTGTAAAATTGGCCTCAGAATTACATCGACGCTCTACAGGAAAGTCCTTCTATATTTTGGATGAACCAACAACAGGCTTACATGCCGATGATATTGCACGATTACTAGTCGTGTTACAACGACTTGTTGAAAATGGCGACTCTGTATTAGTAATTGAACATAATTTAGATGTTATCAAAACTGCTGATTATCTTATCGATTTAGGACCAGAAGGCGGAGACAAAGGCGGAACAATTGTTGCGACGGGTACACCTGAAGAAGTTGCAGAAGTGGCAGGCTCGTACACAGGGAAATACCTAAAGCCGATTTTAGAACGCGATCGTTTGCGAATGGATGCATTGCTAGCAGAGGCCTCTCAATCTTAAAAGGTGTTTCACTCGGTAGCTAATCAATTGGGTGAAAAGTGATCCAAAAGTAGAGAAACCCGCTCAATCAAGGTTGAAAAGTGATCCAAAAATGGAGAAACCCGCTCAATCAAAGGTGAAAAGTGATCCAAAAATGGAGAAATCCGCTCAATCAAAGGTGAAAAATGATCCAAATAGGAGAGCCCCGCTCAAACTAGTTTGGAAATTTAACCAAAAAGACAGATGTCCTATAAATTTTTCTGAAAGTAGTAATGCTAGGTTGCTGTAATGAAAAGAACCAATTTATTCAATTTTGCAGTGAAACTTTTCACATGATGAATCGTATAAATAGTATAACGAACTGAGGGAGGCTATTTATTTATGCAAAATGAACGTCAACGAATTTTAGAACTTGTAGAAAAAGGTACGATTTCGGCACAAGAGGCGATTACATTATTGGAAGCATTAGAGCAACCTGGCAAGTCTACTCAAAATGTTATGGATGATGTGACAAAAGAGACACCGTCCTTTTCAACTGAAAAAGAGTCACTCTTTGAAGAAAAACCAAAAGATAATGATAAGAAAAAAGATGATTTTATGAAGCATTTCCAAGATGAAATGCAGGATTTTCGTAAAGATTTAACACAGATCGGTTCTCTTTTTATGGATATGATGAATACGGCTGTTAAAAAGGTTAAGGAATTTGATGTAGCCTCTCCATTTGGAGATAAAATTGAGTTTACACATACTGAAGAAGTGGCTGCTGCCCATGTAGACAATGTTATTGTTGAATTACCAAACGGTAACTTTTCATTGGAAGCTAGTGAAGGAGACACAATCCAAGTTATTTGCAAGGTGAAGGCACCACTGATGAACGATAGTGAGGAAGAGACACGTAATCACTTTTTAGAGCAATTTGTTGTGAAAGAGGATGAGCGTTCATTGCGCATTTTAAGCCAATTGAAGCTTGTTCAAGTTAATGTTAAGGTGGTAGTCCCTAAGGAAAAGCTTGAAAAATTATCTGTTCGTCTAATGAATGGTAGTGTTTCTTTACAAGACACAGAGTTTGAAGAATTAAAAGTGAAAACGTTAAATGGTGCTATTAAAGGTACGAAGTTTAACTTTGGAAAAGCGGAAGTTGATTCATCTAATGGCTCCATTGAATTGACAAATGTCCGTGGTAAAGATTTAGAAGCTGAAACATTAAATGGACGTGTTTATTTAGATGGTGCTTTGGATGAAGTGGAAGCTAAATCTGTCAATGGACATGTAGTGGTGACGACTTGTTCAACAAACTCATCGAAAATAAAGGCACAGACAGTTGCTGGGGCAGTCGAATTATATGTCCCACGATCAATTTCATTAAGCGGAAAAGTTGTCACGAATTTTGGGAAAGTGGATGTAGGAATTCAGGATGTTTCTAAAATGGAATCACAAGATCAATTCCTTTCTAAAGTAGTTCGTTTTGATAAAGAAGTAGAAGGTGCAAATCGTTTATTTATCGAAGGTGAATCGAAAACGGGTGCTGTATTAGTACGCTATACAACAACAGACGAACAACAAATTTAACAACAGAAGCATTTGGGCTATCTTAAAGGCCTGAATGCTTTTTTAAATCAAACAGGATTCGACGCTAAAGGAAGTCGATTTCTGTTTTTATTTTGTGTCATTTTCTTAAAAATAATGGCAAGGAAAGAACGAAATTGAAGGAACTACCACGGATTGAAATGAAACTGTAATAAAAAAACAGAAATAGAGTGCTATAATAGTAAAAGAAATACCTCTTACATAGATGAGAGTTTTAGGTGGTTTAATCATGATAGAAATGAAAAATGTGACAAAGAAGTACCCAAATGGTGTTGTTGCGACAAATGGTATTTCCGTTAATATAAAGCAAGGCGAATTTGTGTATGTAGTTGGTCCAAGTGGGGCAGGTAAATCTACATTTATTAAATTGATGTACCGTGAAGAAAAGGCAACATCAGGGCAAATCATTGTCAATGGTATTGATTTAGCAACATTAAAGAATAAAAAGGTCCCTTTTTTGCGCCGTCAACTTGGCGTTGTTTTCCAAGATTTCAAATTGCTACCTCGTTTGAATGTTTATGAGAACGTAGCATTTGCGCTTGAAGTAATTGAGGAAAAGCCAGATGAAATAAGACGTCGTGTTATGGAAGTATTAGAACTTGTAGGATTAAAGCATAAAGCAAGAATGTTCCCAAATGAGCTGTCAGGGGGGGAACAGCAACGAGTATCGATTGCACGTTCGATTGTCAATGTTCCGAAAGTGGTGATTGCAGATGAACCTACTGGGAACCTTGATCCTGAAACATCATGGGAAATTATGAATTTATTTGAGGAAATTAATGCACGAGGAACAACGATTGTGATGGCAACCCACAACCGTGAAATTGTAAACACGATTCGTCGTCGTGTAATAGCAATTGAGGGCGGATTAATTGTCCGTGATGAACACGGAGGTGAATACGGCTATGAAATTTAATACAGTCCAACGTCACTTCCGTGAAAGTGTCAAATCACTTGGCCGAAATAGCTGGATGACCATTGCATCTGTTAGTGCCGTAACAGTTACGCTCATACTAGTAGGCGTTTTTGCGCTTATTATGATGAATTTAAATAAAGTAGCAACCGATTTAGAAAACGATGTCGAAATTAAAGTTTTAATTGATGAGACGGCGGATGAAGCTGCTGAAAAAGCACTCATTGAAAAAGTCAAAAAATTGCCTGGTGTCTCTGAGATGAACTATTCCACAAAAGAAGATGAGTTAACCAAGCTAGTCAAAGATTTTGGTGATGATTTTAAGCTATTTGAACAAAGTAACCCATTACGTAATGTAATTTATGTAAAGGCTGCTGACCCGCAGCAAACAGCAAAAGTTGCTAAAGCAATTGATAAATATGAGTATACATATGACGTTATGTATGGCGAAGGAAAAGTTGAAAAACTATTTAACTTCTTAAATATTAGTCGTAATGTAGGAATCGTGCTTATTTTAGGGTTATTATTTACGGCAATTTTCTTAATTTCGAATACTATTCGTATTACGATTATTGCACGTCGAGATGAAATTGAAATTATGAAACTTGTAGGGGCTACAAATTCATTTGTACGTATCCCATTCCTATTGGAAGGTATGTGGCTCGGGATTTTAGGTTCCATCATTCCGATTGCGGTTGTCACAACCCTTTACCACAATGTATATAAAATTATTGCACCACGTTTACAAGGTGAGCTTATTCAAGTACTTGATTTTTCTCCACTTGTGTATCAGGTGAGCGGTCTTCTGTTACTCATAGGGGTACTTATCGGTATTTGGGGAAGCTTCATGTCAGTACGCAAGTTCTTAAAAATTTAGTCACAACGGATATTTGTGAGGTAGAACAAGAATAGTCGAAGGGGAGTTCAATCGGTGAAAAGTAAGGCGAAAAACACATTGAAAACACTTGCAGCAGCATCTGCTCTAATTCTTTTTATCCAAACTCCATCAGCATATGCAACAAGTTTGTCGGATTTAAAAGAAGAAAAGAAACAAGTTGAAACAAAGAAAAATGAATTAAACTCTTCGATTAGTAATAAGTCAAATGCCATTACTGCTAATCAAGAAAAGCAACAAAAAATCTTAGATCAAATTCAAGCATTGAACGCTGAAATCGACAAAACCAATAGTAATATTAAAAATGTACAAGCTGATATTCATGCAACAAATGAAGAAATTAAAAAATTAGAAGCGTCTATTAAGGAACTTCTGCATAAAATCGAAGAGCGTGATTTATTGTTACAAGAGCGTGCTCGTGCCATTCAAGCGGGTGGATCAGTAAGCTATTTAGACGTATTGCTTGGTTCTAATAGTTTTGTAGACTTCATCGATCGTTTCTCTGCAGTCAATGCATTATTAGAAGCAGATCGTCAAATTATTCAAGATCAAAAAGAAGATAAACAAAAATTAGAAGAGCAAAAGCAAGCAGTTGAAGAAAAGCGAAAAAAATTGGAAGGTAAAAAAGCTGAGCTTGAAAGATTAAAAGCATCATTAGATGGTCAAAAAGCTGAGAAAAACAAATTAGTCGACCAATTAGAAAAAGAGCAAGAAAAGCTAAAATCAGAGAAAGTATTACTTGAAAAAGAATACTCTGAAGCATTAGAAGTAAGCCAAGAATTACAAGATCAAATTATTGCTGAACAAAAGCGTTTAGCTGAAATTGCTCGTCAACAAGAAGCAAAACGTAAAGCAGCCGCGGCAGCTGCGGCGGCAGCTGCTAACAAAGGTGGTGGCGGTTCATCTGGTGGAACAGTCAATGCGCCTCAATCAAATGGTACATGGATTAAACCAACGAATGGTCGCTTAACGTCACCATATGGCTGGAGAAATCTTGGGGCAGGCCCTGAATTCCATTACGGTGTCGACCTTGCGAATGCAACGGGTACACCAATTTGGGCAGCATCGGATGGCGTAGTTTCTTATGCAGCACCACTTAGTTCATATGGTAATGTTGTCATCCTAACACACTCCATTGATGGACAAATTTATACAACTGTCTATGCGCATTTAAGTGCATTCAATGTTAGTGTAGGACAGGAAGTAACACAAGGTCAGCAAATTGCAGCGATGGGCAGTACTGGTCGCTCCACTGGTCCACATTTACACTTTGAAGTGCATAATGGCCCTTGGAGAGGACAAGCAGTCGGCAGTGTAAACCCACTAAAATATATTCCATTGTAAAAAATAAGCTATACATTAGAGTTTTCTAGTGTATAGCTTTTTGTATGTCTACTATTGTTTCCCTCAAAGCCTTCGTTCCATACTTTTTGTAAAATATGTTATGATGAACATATACATAGTGGGGTATTTTTACGACCCTGATTTCTTAAGAATTTCTGAAAACGTAGGAAATATTCTTATTTTAAAAAGGTTCTATGCTATGCTGTATGTATCTTTTGGAGGAGGGTTTGTTGGAGTGATTAATACGGAGTGGTACTCCATTCGAGCATTAACTTTACCAGCAACTGCTATCGCTTTACTTGCTACATTTTTTATTGTGTGGCTTATATTGCGTATACAATTTTCAAAAAAGTGGTCGGATGTATATAGTGATGCCGTTTTCACATTTATCATTGTGTGGAAATTAAGCCTGTTAGTAACTGATTTCAAGTCCGTTGTATCTTATCCAATTTCTTTGCTTTATTTTAATGGCGGAACCATTGGTGTTTATGTTGGCGTCATTGTAGCATCTTTGCAAATATGGAGAAAGCGTCACAAACTGGGGTTTGATGAACGGGTGATGATACCTTGTAGCTGGGCAATTATTTTAACGCAATCAATTTATCAAATGCTTGTCGTGCTACTCAACGACAACACCACACCGAGTGAAGTTATTACATTAGTTGTGCTAAGTCTATTAACACTCCTCATATTATGGAAACTAGCAGCAATGAAACAAACTTTATTACTCTATACAGTTAGCTATATACTTGTTGCCTTCTTTCAGCCACTAGGTGTATCGCAAACAGCTGTGGGAGTCAGTCTAGTATTACTTTGTATGGGAATAGTCATTCAACGTGAGCGAAACATTGTGGGAGGTAAGGAATGAAAAAAAATATTGGACTACTGATTGTCGTGCTTTTAGTAGTTGCGATGATTGGTACATATGTAAAGCAGCAAATTGACGAAGAACGTGCAATTGAAAAATCGGCCCTCGGTAAGGATATGGAGGAGCGTGAAGTAGGCTTAGGAAATGGGGATACACCACCTGATTTCACATTAACAAGCTTAGATGGGGAAGACATTACGCTAAGTGATCTCCGAGGAAAAAAGGTTGTTTTGAATTTCTGGGCGACATGGTGTCCACCATGTAAGGCGGAAATGCCACATATGCAAAGCTTCTATGATGAGTATGCAAAAGAGAAAAATGTTGAAATCTTAGCTGTTAATTTAACAACGGCAGAGCGTGATGTGACAGATGACGCGAAAGTGGACACAGTCATGACCTTTAGAGATAGCTTCGAGCTAACATTCCCAATTCTATTGGATCAAGATAATTCGGTAGGATTGGATTATCAAATTATTCCCATTCCAACAACTTATTTTATTGATTCCAACGGCTATATTCAACGTGCCATTAAAGGACCTATGGACGTGGACATGTTAAAGGAATATGTAGATGCATTAGATTAATTCATAAAAAATCTGTTCGTTTTCTATAGTAGAAACGAGCAGATTTTTTTATTTATAAACAAGAGTGAAATGAAATACTCGCGGGGCAAGGGTGAATACCCGCGGGCAAGGTGAATACCCGCGGAGCAAGGCGAAATACCCGCGGAACGAGAGTGAATACCCGCGGAACGAGAGTGAATACCCGCGGAGCAAGGCGAAATACCCGCGGAACGAGAGCGAACACCCGCGGAGCAAGGCGAAATACCCGCGGAACGAGAGTGAATACCCTCGGAACGAGAGTGAATACCCGCGGAGCAAGGTGAATACCCGCGAAGCAGGGCGAAATACCCGCGAAGCAAGATGAAACCCTTAGGGAAAGTGAAATATTCTCCCTTCATAAATTTGAAAGGTAATCTTGTATGTTTGAAAAAATAGAGTCATACAGTAAAAGAGACGGAGGAGGGAAGATTTGCGCAAATTAACGGCTGGTGTCGGAGTCCTACTTAGTAGTTTAGTGGTAGGTAGTGGTATTTACTTTGATTGGTTCAATATTGGCGATAAAAAGGAGCCTGTTACGGAGGTTGATACAATTGGTGAAGCCATGACACTCATCGAAGAGAAATCTGTATACAGTACGAAAAAGGATGCCTTGGTGGAGGGGGCTCTTCGTGGTATGGCTGATGCCATTAAGGACCCTTACAGTACGTATTATTCCAAGGAAGAGGCAGAGCAACATCGGCAAATGCTGGCCGAGGAAAGAGTGGGCATAGGGATTGAACTAACAGAAAATAAAGGGAAATTTATTGTTGTGTCTCCAGTCCGTTCATCACCAGCAGAGAAGGCAGGTATGCGCTCGCTCGATGAAATTGTACAAGTTGATGGGGTTCGGGTTGATGGGAAAACGATGAGTGAGTTAATGCATTTAATTCAAGGTGAGAAAGGAACGAAGGTAACCATTGTTGTTTATCGTCCTAGTGAGGATAAACATATTAAAATGACAATGGAACGCGCTGCCATCTCTAATAAAACCGTATCAAGTGAAGTTGTAATGGTTGAAGATACAGCCATTGGTTATGTGGTTATTTCATTATTTGGTGAAAAGACAGCGAATGAATGGGTTGCTGAAACAAGTAAATTGCTTCGTAAAGATGTTGAAGGAATCGTAATTGATGTACGTGATAATCCAGGTGGTTATTTACATAGCGTCGCAGCGCTACTGAGCACGGTATTAGACAATGGCAAAGTATTTGCATATATGCAAAATGCGGAAGGGGCTATGGAACCATTAAAAACACAAACAAAGGGCTTTGATGAAAAATATTTAGAAACGATGAACAAAATTCCAATCGTTGTTTTACAAAATCAAGGTAGTGCTTCTGCTAGTGAGGTGTTGAGCGGTGCTTTAAAAGGATGGGGGCGTGCTTCACTTGTGGGGGTTAAAAGCTTTGGGAAAGGAACTGTGCAGGAATCTTGGGAGCTTTCAAATGGTGGGGAATTAAAATTATCAACCAATAAATGGCTGACACCAAAACGCGAATGGATTCATGGGCAGGGTATTGAAGCAAGTTTAGTAATTGAGCAAAATGAATTATTTGCTTTTCAACTCCATCCTCTAACAGGTAAGTTTAAAGTGGGTGATATGAGTGAGGAAATTTCGTATTCACAAAATGCCTTACAGAAACTAGGCTATCAAATTGATCGTTTAGATGGCTATATGGACGAGACAACGGCAGAGGCGGTTAATCTTTATCGTAAACAGAAAAAATTAAAACTTGCAGAAGATGAATTTTACATGGATACAACGTTCTTTAATAGTTTAAATGAGACGTTAAAGGATTTTAAAGCCGATCGTCAAAATGATCAGCAATTCCAAATGGCCACTAGCTTTTTACTACATGCAATTGAACAATAACATCTTCTAAAAGAATAAAATGACCATAATACAAAGCTTTCTATGAGTTTGTACTACGCAAGAGTGTAGTCGTTTGATACAATAAATTCATAGTATTCATGATAGAAATGGCGGGTGTTCGTATGGTTAGTGAGATATTAATAGAAATTGTAACAGCGATTGGCCGCTTTTTACTCAACCCATTACTGTATATAGTCATAATATTTGCTATTTTATTAGGTTATCGTCGTGTAAAACAGGAGCGAAAATATTTTAATAGACGCATTATTTGGGGCTGGACGGAGCTAATCGGACAATGGAAAGATGGGTGGCTTTATGCATTACTCATTTCTCTTATCAGTATGATAGCAGGGCTTACTGTACCGAAAGAATTTTTAATTATTTTAATAGCAGTTTCTATAGTAGCACTTATCTTGTATTTCATTAATGCATTGTCACCCATTTTCACAATGGGTATTGCAACATTAGCGATATGGGCTATGTCCTATTACCATTGGTCTTTCTCTTGGTGGAAAATTTCCTTTGAGGATGTCAATTTAGATGATGGAGCAGTCGTTACGATTACCATTCTTGCGGGTCTTTGTGTCATTGCGGAAGGACTATTGATTCGACGTGCAGCAATGAAGGTTACTACGCCTAGTATTGAAAAAACGAAGCGGGGTATGCAGGCTATTGTGTATCGTTCAAGGAATGTTTGGGTGCTTCCGATTTTCTTTGTTATGCCTGGTGATGCTATTTCTGCCGTGTTGCCGTATTGGCCATTGTTTACGATAGGAGATAGTCAATTTGCATTTGTATTGTTTCCGATTGTTATAGGCTTTGCCAAGCTGCTAAGAAAGGAATTACCAGCATTAAAGCTGCCTAAAATAGGGCGATCTGTTTTATTACTAGGACAGCTTATTTTAATAGGCGGTTTAGCTGCTTATTTTGAGCCAATGATCGGTTTCCTGACGCTCGGTATTGGAGCGCTAATCCGTATCATTATGTCTATTTACTTTGCTCAACAAGATAAAACAGATCATTATGCGGTAGCACCAAGTACAAAGGGTGCGATTATAGCAGCCGTACTTCCTGATTCACCAGCTGAAAAAATGGGCTTACTGGCAGGGGAATGTATTCGCAAGGTAAATGGTGTGACTATTTTTACTGAAAATGAACTGTACGAAGCGCTACAATTAAATGCAGCCCATTGTCGTCTAGAAGTGTTAGATCGAAATAA is a genomic window containing:
- a CDS encoding PDZ domain-containing protein, which gives rise to MVSEILIEIVTAIGRFLLNPLLYIVIIFAILLGYRRVKQERKYFNRRIIWGWTELIGQWKDGWLYALLISLISMIAGLTVPKEFLIILIAVSIVALILYFINALSPIFTMGIATLAIWAMSYYHWSFSWWKISFEDVNLDDGAVVTITILAGLCVIAEGLLIRRAAMKVTTPSIEKTKRGMQAIVYRSRNVWVLPIFFVMPGDAISAVLPYWPLFTIGDSQFAFVLFPIVIGFAKLLRKELPALKLPKIGRSVLLLGQLILIGGLAAYFEPMIGFLTLGIGALIRIIMSIYFAQQDKTDHYAVAPSTKGAIIAAVLPDSPAEKMGLLAGECIRKVNGVTIFTENELYEALQLNAAHCRLEVLDRNNEIRLTQHVIYSNDHYRIGLLLAEPRDV
- a CDS encoding murein hydrolase activator EnvC family protein; this translates as MKSKAKNTLKTLAAASALILFIQTPSAYATSLSDLKEEKKQVETKKNELNSSISNKSNAITANQEKQQKILDQIQALNAEIDKTNSNIKNVQADIHATNEEIKKLEASIKELLHKIEERDLLLQERARAIQAGGSVSYLDVLLGSNSFVDFIDRFSAVNALLEADRQIIQDQKEDKQKLEEQKQAVEEKRKKLEGKKAELERLKASLDGQKAEKNKLVDQLEKEQEKLKSEKVLLEKEYSEALEVSQELQDQIIAEQKRLAEIARQQEAKRKAAAAAAAAAANKGGGGSSGGTVNAPQSNGTWIKPTNGRLTSPYGWRNLGAGPEFHYGVDLANATGTPIWAASDGVVSYAAPLSSYGNVVILTHSIDGQIYTTVYAHLSAFNVSVGQEVTQGQQIAAMGSTGRSTGPHLHFEVHNGPWRGQAVGSVNPLKYIPL
- the ftsE gene encoding cell division ATP-binding protein FtsE, whose amino-acid sequence is MIEMKNVTKKYPNGVVATNGISVNIKQGEFVYVVGPSGAGKSTFIKLMYREEKATSGQIIVNGIDLATLKNKKVPFLRRQLGVVFQDFKLLPRLNVYENVAFALEVIEEKPDEIRRRVMEVLELVGLKHKARMFPNELSGGEQQRVSIARSIVNVPKVVIADEPTGNLDPETSWEIMNLFEEINARGTTIVMATHNREIVNTIRRRVIAIEGGLIVRDEHGGEYGYEI
- a CDS encoding DUF4097 family beta strand repeat-containing protein is translated as MQNERQRILELVEKGTISAQEAITLLEALEQPGKSTQNVMDDVTKETPSFSTEKESLFEEKPKDNDKKKDDFMKHFQDEMQDFRKDLTQIGSLFMDMMNTAVKKVKEFDVASPFGDKIEFTHTEEVAAAHVDNVIVELPNGNFSLEASEGDTIQVICKVKAPLMNDSEEETRNHFLEQFVVKEDERSLRILSQLKLVQVNVKVVVPKEKLEKLSVRLMNGSVSLQDTEFEELKVKTLNGAIKGTKFNFGKAEVDSSNGSIELTNVRGKDLEAETLNGRVYLDGALDEVEAKSVNGHVVVTTCSTNSSKIKAQTVAGAVELYVPRSISLSGKVVTNFGKVDVGIQDVSKMESQDQFLSKVVRFDKEVEGANRLFIEGESKTGAVLVRYTTTDEQQI
- the ftsX gene encoding permease-like cell division protein FtsX gives rise to the protein MKFNTVQRHFRESVKSLGRNSWMTIASVSAVTVTLILVGVFALIMMNLNKVATDLENDVEIKVLIDETADEAAEKALIEKVKKLPGVSEMNYSTKEDELTKLVKDFGDDFKLFEQSNPLRNVIYVKAADPQQTAKVAKAIDKYEYTYDVMYGEGKVEKLFNFLNISRNVGIVLILGLLFTAIFLISNTIRITIIARRDEIEIMKLVGATNSFVRIPFLLEGMWLGILGSIIPIAVVTTLYHNVYKIIAPRLQGELIQVLDFSPLVYQVSGLLLLIGVLIGIWGSFMSVRKFLKI
- a CDS encoding S41 family peptidase, giving the protein MRKLTAGVGVLLSSLVVGSGIYFDWFNIGDKKEPVTEVDTIGEAMTLIEEKSVYSTKKDALVEGALRGMADAIKDPYSTYYSKEEAEQHRQMLAEERVGIGIELTENKGKFIVVSPVRSSPAEKAGMRSLDEIVQVDGVRVDGKTMSELMHLIQGEKGTKVTIVVYRPSEDKHIKMTMERAAISNKTVSSEVVMVEDTAIGYVVISLFGEKTANEWVAETSKLLRKDVEGIVIDVRDNPGGYLHSVAALLSTVLDNGKVFAYMQNAEGAMEPLKTQTKGFDEKYLETMNKIPIVVLQNQGSASASEVLSGALKGWGRASLVGVKSFGKGTVQESWELSNGGELKLSTNKWLTPKREWIHGQGIEASLVIEQNELFAFQLHPLTGKFKVGDMSEEISYSQNALQKLGYQIDRLDGYMDETTAEAVNLYRKQKKLKLAEDEFYMDTTFFNSLNETLKDFKADRQNDQQFQMATSFLLHAIEQ
- a CDS encoding redoxin domain-containing protein; amino-acid sequence: MKKNIGLLIVVLLVVAMIGTYVKQQIDEERAIEKSALGKDMEEREVGLGNGDTPPDFTLTSLDGEDITLSDLRGKKVVLNFWATWCPPCKAEMPHMQSFYDEYAKEKNVEILAVNLTTAERDVTDDAKVDTVMTFRDSFELTFPILLDQDNSVGLDYQIIPIPTTYFIDSNGYIQRAIKGPMDVDMLKEYVDALD